The following proteins are co-located in the Leptospira weilii genome:
- the ccoN gene encoding cytochrome-c oxidase, cbb3-type subunit I, whose protein sequence is MGQTSTKYNDSIVKGFIVSALVWGVASMLVGVLAAFQMVYPELNFTRYFTFGRIRPLHTNAAIFGFALSVIFATAYHLIQRLCRVRIWNDSLAKIHFVLYNLTIVLAAITLPLGLNQSKEYAELEWPLDLLIVVWFVIFLVNFLATIFTREEKQLYAAIWFYIASFVTIPILFIVNNLSVPVSLSKSYSIFSGVYDANIQWWYGHNAVAFVLTTPFLGLMYYYFPKHIKQPIYSHRLSIIHFWSLIFIYIWAGPHHLLNTPLPEWLQTTGMAFSIMLWMPSWGGMLNGFLTLTQAKEKIKTDAILKMMLVGITFYGMSTFEGPLLSIRSISALGHNTDWIIGHVHSGTLGWVGMMSFAAIYYLVPRMWNANLYSEKLANVHFWFATLGILLYIVSMWVSGITEGSMWRAIDSKGFLQYPTWVQITEVLNPFRFARAVAGAIYLSGVFVMLYNVFKTIQSSGSGFQEVDLRVKEEGENA, encoded by the coding sequence ATGGGCCAAACGAGCACCAAATATAACGATTCCATCGTAAAAGGGTTCATTGTCTCGGCTTTAGTCTGGGGAGTCGCTTCCATGTTGGTGGGAGTTCTCGCCGCCTTTCAAATGGTCTATCCCGAACTGAATTTCACCCGATACTTCACTTTCGGAAGAATCAGACCCTTACATACCAACGCGGCGATTTTCGGTTTTGCACTGAGCGTCATATTCGCCACGGCCTATCATCTGATTCAAAGACTTTGTCGGGTAAGAATCTGGAATGATTCCTTAGCAAAAATTCACTTCGTATTATACAATCTAACGATCGTTCTCGCCGCGATCACTCTTCCTCTAGGACTCAATCAATCCAAGGAATACGCCGAACTAGAATGGCCTTTGGATCTTTTGATCGTGGTTTGGTTCGTGATCTTTCTCGTGAATTTCCTAGCGACGATTTTTACAAGAGAGGAAAAACAACTCTACGCTGCGATCTGGTTCTACATTGCTTCCTTCGTCACCATCCCGATTCTTTTTATAGTCAATAATCTTTCAGTTCCTGTTAGTCTTTCCAAATCTTACTCGATTTTTTCCGGAGTCTACGACGCAAATATCCAGTGGTGGTACGGTCACAACGCGGTAGCGTTCGTCTTAACAACTCCGTTTTTAGGTTTGATGTATTACTACTTTCCGAAACATATCAAACAACCCATCTACAGCCATAGGTTGTCGATCATTCATTTCTGGTCCTTGATTTTCATTTATATCTGGGCCGGTCCTCATCACTTGCTCAACACCCCTCTTCCCGAATGGCTTCAAACGACCGGGATGGCTTTTTCCATCATGCTCTGGATGCCTTCCTGGGGAGGAATGCTCAATGGATTCCTAACGTTAACCCAAGCTAAGGAAAAAATAAAAACCGACGCGATTCTAAAGATGATGCTCGTAGGAATCACATTCTATGGTATGTCTACCTTCGAAGGCCCTCTCCTTTCCATCCGTTCGATCAGCGCCCTCGGCCATAACACCGATTGGATCATAGGTCACGTTCATTCCGGAACCTTGGGCTGGGTGGGAATGATGTCTTTCGCCGCGATCTATTATCTCGTTCCCAGAATGTGGAACGCCAATCTTTATTCGGAAAAATTGGCGAACGTACATTTCTGGTTCGCGACTTTAGGAATTCTTCTCTATATCGTTTCGATGTGGGTTTCCGGTATCACAGAAGGTTCTATGTGGAGAGCGATTGATTCCAAAGGATTTCTACAGTATCCGACTTGGGTTCAAATCACCGAGGTATTAAACCCCTTTCGTTTTGCAAGAGCGGTCGCAGGCGCTATTTATCTGAGCGGCGTTTTCGTTATGCTTTACAATGTGTTCAAAACAATTCAAAGCTCCGGTTCCGGTTTTCAAGAAGTCGATTTGAGAGTGAAGGAAGAAGGAGAAAATGCATGA
- a CDS encoding tetratricopeptide repeat protein, which translates to MKFSTAPIILIFSLMVVTSSLFADMPLPFPEELGLTETEINASVTPEKNVSGVTKSNETKEVSEFVSKGTESENVSTENSSKSLQMEEPKMTNVSFSDPTSVQKTSDRPEEEVVKSPEKTILPNSEKTSLKKKKDKKKEDPSESGYKKGLLRLRENQRNKAKSEFDQSSVQGKSANSSRLENARLTAENSNDANAITEQIDSEDEKWKAVFEVARALRGSGKIPEAETQYLKIITEAPENFQSISLLSLGEMLSSTDRKDSARRYLLQLVKLLQKKPELDPKRDQLEKAVTLIARIYGDQGRYEEAENWAKTYLNRLNPEASEDSPFVKELRRILKRRYY; encoded by the coding sequence ATGAAATTTTCGACTGCTCCGATCATATTGATCTTTTCGCTTATGGTTGTCACGAGTTCTTTATTTGCTGATATGCCTCTTCCTTTCCCGGAAGAGTTGGGGCTTACTGAAACGGAAATAAATGCTTCTGTAACTCCGGAAAAAAATGTTTCCGGAGTTACAAAGTCGAATGAAACAAAGGAAGTATCTGAATTTGTGTCGAAAGGTACGGAGTCGGAAAACGTTTCAACTGAAAATTCTTCTAAGTCTTTACAGATGGAAGAACCAAAGATGACTAACGTTTCTTTTTCGGATCCTACGTCTGTGCAAAAAACATCGGATCGACCCGAAGAAGAAGTCGTAAAATCTCCCGAAAAGACGATACTTCCGAATTCCGAAAAAACAAGTTTAAAAAAGAAAAAGGACAAAAAGAAGGAAGATCCGTCCGAAAGCGGATATAAAAAAGGTCTTTTACGACTGAGAGAAAACCAGAGAAACAAGGCAAAGAGCGAGTTCGATCAATCTTCGGTACAGGGAAAGTCGGCCAACTCTTCCAGACTAGAAAACGCAAGATTGACCGCGGAAAATTCAAACGACGCAAATGCGATCACGGAACAGATCGATTCCGAGGACGAAAAATGGAAAGCGGTGTTTGAGGTTGCTCGGGCTCTTCGGGGGAGCGGAAAAATTCCGGAAGCGGAAACTCAATATCTTAAAATTATCACGGAGGCTCCCGAAAACTTCCAATCGATTTCTCTTCTTTCTTTGGGGGAAATGCTTTCGTCTACGGATCGAAAAGATTCCGCAAGAAGATATCTTTTGCAGCTCGTAAAACTTTTACAGAAAAAACCGGAACTTGATCCTAAAAGAGATCAGTTGGAAAAAGCGGTAACTTTGATCGCGAGAATTTATGGAGATCAGGGAAGATACGAGGAAGCGGAAAATTGGGCCAAAACATATTTAAACCGGTTGAATCCGGAAGCTTCCGAAGATTCTCCTTTTGTAAAGGAGCTTCGAAGGATTTTGAAAAGAAGATATTACTGA
- a CDS encoding heavy metal translocating P-type ATPase — protein sequence MNILVEIENRCYHCNTQIRSEKEKIYAKLKGKTELFCCFGCKSIATLLVENELTRFYDLRGSEILEPVSYARPNPENLETDSTYQEYVIQKENGICETLITIGKIHCSACVWLNERIVSEQTGVLETRINFATGRMKLVYDRNRIDLNKIFSSIRNIGYEPALYSPLKAETKAGLFSKDLFLRMAVAGFSWGNIMLFSVGLYTGYFFGIEVEFKRLFHFVSWIFATPVYIYSGYPFYKGSVESIKRRMLSMDILLFLGVSLAYFYSVYVTLSDKGEVYFDSVCTIYFFVLIGKFLESTIRLKAGRKIGELLCALPEEYTIVQDRRQISVSPSKIQKGDKILLKNGNRVPVDGILETENAHFDESFLTGESKPVSRKKGDSILSGSLCLSTNIFVAATATVKESTLSRISSLVENALQSKPKIQRITDKLSIYFTSIVLLLAIATFSIFYFYYNNAESAILNTISVLIVACPCALGLAVPAAYVVGNLLYGTNGIIVKNPDSMEILSHADRIYFDKTGTLTFGKLSIREEWFLKPDDYLRVYSILLSMESNSTHPLATSLMKEIEKKLRQKNKSPISIFWKKIREVPGNGIEAVSLNGNQTYRIGNRKFVSNGKDSQDGKIYIGVNEKLIASFRLEDTVRPEAKETIRKLKSRIGFLGILSGDSKSDVQSLAFFLDLKNSFYELKPEEKLKVIKQAQNNGETVVMVGDGINDSACLAAANLGISMGIASDLSIDKSDLVLLSNRLDSLVYAISISQKTRNIIFQNILISLIYNLIMIPLAAFGFMLPVICAGFMTLSSLSVVLNSISLQWRSKS from the coding sequence ATGAATATCCTCGTAGAAATCGAAAATCGTTGCTATCACTGCAATACTCAGATTCGATCCGAAAAAGAAAAGATATACGCAAAATTAAAAGGAAAGACGGAATTGTTCTGCTGTTTCGGTTGCAAATCTATTGCAACCCTACTTGTAGAAAACGAACTCACCCGCTTTTACGATCTTCGAGGATCGGAAATTTTAGAACCCGTGTCGTATGCGCGACCGAACCCGGAAAATCTGGAAACAGATTCCACATATCAAGAATACGTAATACAAAAGGAAAACGGAATCTGCGAAACTCTGATTACGATCGGAAAAATTCACTGCTCCGCCTGTGTTTGGTTGAACGAACGAATTGTTTCGGAACAAACGGGAGTTTTAGAAACAAGAATCAATTTTGCAACCGGTAGAATGAAATTGGTTTACGATCGAAATAGAATCGATTTGAACAAAATTTTTTCTTCGATTCGAAATATCGGCTACGAACCTGCCTTATATTCCCCTCTTAAGGCGGAAACAAAAGCTGGTCTTTTTTCTAAAGACCTTTTCCTCAGAATGGCGGTCGCCGGATTTTCCTGGGGAAATATTATGTTGTTCAGCGTGGGACTTTACACTGGATACTTTTTTGGAATCGAAGTCGAATTCAAGCGTTTGTTTCATTTCGTATCCTGGATCTTTGCAACTCCCGTTTATATCTATTCGGGCTATCCCTTTTATAAGGGAAGCGTCGAATCGATCAAAAGAAGAATGTTGTCTATGGACATATTACTGTTTTTAGGGGTTTCGCTGGCTTACTTTTATAGCGTTTACGTAACGTTAAGCGACAAAGGGGAAGTTTATTTCGATTCTGTCTGTACAATCTATTTCTTTGTATTGATCGGAAAGTTTTTGGAATCCACGATTCGTTTGAAAGCGGGAAGAAAAATCGGAGAACTTCTATGTGCGCTCCCGGAAGAATACACAATCGTTCAAGATCGCAGACAAATCTCAGTATCCCCGAGCAAAATTCAGAAAGGAGATAAAATTCTACTCAAAAATGGAAATCGAGTTCCCGTAGACGGAATTTTGGAAACGGAAAACGCCCATTTCGACGAATCTTTTCTCACCGGAGAATCCAAACCTGTTTCCCGTAAAAAAGGAGATTCGATTCTATCCGGCTCTCTTTGTCTCAGTACGAACATTTTCGTCGCCGCGACCGCGACGGTAAAAGAAAGCACACTTTCCAGGATTTCGTCATTGGTCGAAAACGCCCTTCAATCAAAACCAAAAATTCAAAGAATCACCGACAAACTCTCTATCTACTTCACCTCAATCGTTCTTCTATTGGCAATTGCAACTTTTAGTATATTCTATTTTTATTATAATAATGCGGAATCCGCAATCCTCAATACGATCAGCGTTTTGATCGTGGCCTGTCCATGCGCTCTCGGACTCGCCGTTCCCGCCGCGTATGTAGTAGGTAATCTACTCTACGGAACAAACGGAATTATAGTTAAAAATCCAGACTCCATGGAAATTTTAAGTCACGCCGATCGAATCTATTTTGATAAAACAGGGACCTTAACTTTCGGAAAATTATCCATTCGAGAAGAGTGGTTTTTAAAACCTGACGATTATCTCCGAGTTTATTCGATTCTACTTTCGATGGAATCCAATTCCACACATCCTCTCGCAACCAGTTTAATGAAAGAAATCGAGAAAAAGCTTCGGCAAAAAAATAAATCTCCGATTTCAATTTTTTGGAAAAAAATCCGAGAAGTCCCTGGAAACGGAATCGAAGCAGTTTCGTTAAACGGAAATCAAACGTATAGAATCGGAAACAGAAAATTTGTTTCCAACGGCAAAGATTCGCAGGACGGAAAGATTTATATCGGAGTAAACGAGAAACTCATAGCGAGCTTCCGTTTGGAAGATACCGTTCGCCCTGAAGCAAAGGAAACGATTCGAAAACTAAAATCCAGGATTGGCTTTTTAGGAATCCTTTCCGGAGATTCCAAATCCGACGTTCAATCACTTGCCTTTTTTTTGGATCTGAAAAATTCCTTCTATGAATTGAAGCCGGAAGAAAAGCTGAAAGTCATAAAACAAGCACAAAATAACGGAGAAACGGTCGTGATGGTAGGAGACGGAATCAACGATTCCGCTTGTTTGGCGGCGGCGAACTTAGGAATTTCTATGGGAATCGCCTCCGATCTGTCCATAGACAAATCGGATCTCGTATTACTTTCCAACCGATTGGATTCTCTGGTGTACGCTATTTCCATATCTCAGAAAACGAGAAATATCATATTTCAGAACATTCTAATATCCTTAATCTATAATTTGATCATGATTCCTTTGGCCGCTTTTGGTTTTATGCTTCCGGTCATCTGTGCGGGATTTATGACTCTCAGTTCTCTTTCCGTAGTCCTCAATTCCATCTCTTTGCAATGGAGAAGCAAATCATGA
- a CDS encoding IS481 family transposase: MPWKEVSPMDEKVKFIAAVCDGSVSITSLCETFGISRKTGYKWLNRYRQEGPNGLLDRSKSPHTNPNRVSFAEERFILALRKRHPTWGPKKLLVILEKDNPEITWPSASTIGNILQKRGLVKSRKKKREMIARSFPFQGYDHPNAVWCADFKGDFKLKDGIRCYPLTISDGYSRFLLCCKGLSGTKTYDTKKEFERCFREYGLPNAIRTDNGVPFAAGLGMSLLSTWWIKLGILPERIRPGKPQENGRHERMHRTLKAEAVYPIRSSMKQQQKSFDRFRAEYNFERPHEALGQKTPSQLYKHSTRIFPNRIPEIRYPDHFEIRKVDDGCFYWKNQRYFITKSLAGERIGFEPVEDGLWRIYFSFVTIGYFDERIRKVTRTLKV; this comes from the coding sequence TTGCCATGGAAAGAGGTGTCACCGATGGACGAGAAAGTAAAATTCATTGCGGCAGTCTGCGACGGAAGTGTTTCAATCACTTCGTTGTGCGAGACGTTTGGAATCAGTAGAAAGACCGGTTACAAATGGTTGAATCGATATCGACAAGAAGGTCCAAACGGACTTTTAGACAGAAGCAAATCTCCTCATACGAATCCCAATCGAGTTAGTTTTGCGGAAGAGAGATTCATCCTTGCACTTCGTAAACGACATCCGACTTGGGGACCGAAGAAGCTGCTTGTCATATTAGAAAAGGATAATCCTGAAATCACTTGGCCTTCAGCAAGCACGATCGGCAATATTCTTCAGAAAAGAGGTTTGGTAAAATCTCGAAAGAAGAAGCGAGAGATGATTGCTCGCTCCTTCCCGTTTCAAGGTTACGATCATCCGAATGCGGTTTGGTGTGCGGATTTCAAAGGAGATTTCAAACTCAAAGATGGAATTCGATGTTACCCTTTGACAATTTCGGACGGTTACAGTCGATTCTTACTTTGTTGTAAAGGTCTTTCAGGCACAAAAACCTACGATACCAAGAAAGAATTCGAAAGATGTTTTCGAGAATACGGATTGCCGAATGCGATTCGAACGGACAATGGGGTCCCGTTTGCGGCGGGATTAGGAATGTCTCTGCTTTCCACTTGGTGGATTAAATTGGGAATTCTTCCTGAAAGAATTCGTCCCGGTAAACCTCAAGAGAACGGACGACACGAGAGAATGCATCGCACCTTAAAAGCGGAAGCGGTATATCCGATCCGTTCTTCTATGAAACAACAACAGAAATCTTTTGATCGATTTAGAGCGGAATACAATTTTGAACGTCCGCATGAAGCATTGGGTCAAAAAACTCCTTCCCAGCTTTATAAACATTCAACGAGAATATTTCCGAATCGTATTCCTGAAATACGGTATCCGGATCATTTTGAAATCCGGAAAGTGGATGATGGTTGCTTTTATTGGAAAAATCAAAGATACTTCATCACGAAGAGTTTAGCCGGGGAAAGAATCGGATTTGAGCCGGTCGAAGACGGCCTTTGGCGAATCTACTTCAGCTTTGTAACAATCGGATATTTTGATGAACGAATTCGAAAAGTAACTAGGACTTTAAAAGTGTAA
- a CDS encoding cbb3-type cytochrome c oxidase N-terminal domain-containing protein, which translates to MTQNSNQDFDGIRQEDNPLPTWWQWIFLLTILFSILYAIYFHQFSNWKQDVAYELEVKEHEKKFPKAIAVTSSDGSNPFRGNESAIIEGEKTFQTTCAACHGLTGQGLVGPSLMDREWIHGSTDSQVYVNIMKGIANDKIKLGRGPMPPHENSLGSEKVYQVMAWIASQNASLKAVR; encoded by the coding sequence ATGACTCAAAATTCAAATCAGGACTTCGACGGAATCAGGCAAGAAGACAATCCGCTACCGACTTGGTGGCAATGGATCTTCTTGCTTACAATCCTTTTCTCCATCTTGTACGCGATTTACTTTCACCAATTTTCCAATTGGAAGCAGGACGTGGCCTACGAATTGGAAGTGAAAGAACACGAAAAGAAATTTCCGAAGGCGATAGCCGTTACTTCGAGCGACGGAAGCAATCCGTTTCGAGGAAACGAGAGTGCGATCATAGAAGGGGAAAAAACTTTTCAAACGACTTGCGCCGCTTGCCACGGACTTACGGGACAAGGTCTTGTAGGACCGAGTTTGATGGACCGAGAATGGATTCACGGATCGACCGATTCCCAAGTTTATGTTAACATCATGAAGGGAATCGCTAACGACAAAATAAAACTGGGAAGAGGTCCTATGCCTCCGCACGAAAACTCTCTCGGTTCCGAAAAAGTGTATCAAGTGATGGCTTGGATTGCGTCTCAAAACGCAAGTCTCAAAGCGGTCCGTTAA
- the ccoG gene encoding cytochrome c oxidase accessory protein CcoG: protein MVISRHISGKIRSARYLVEAVLVPFYLFLPWLRWEEHPLIRLDIPERKFYLLGNIFTPQEGFYLHLFLIGMGLSLFFFTTLIGRVWCGWACPQTVFTDLFDFIGRTILGSKYGKKDAPLFGKILVHKLWIFFSLLGSLAWISYFADPYEMISDIRSSSFLTNPPTWIFFTLFFTATLYLDMAFVREQFCKYACPYARFQTVMMDSDSINVTYDFKRGEPRRKAKIQIGDCTACNLCLVVCPTGIDIREGVNIGCISCGKCVDACTKTMGKEGKKTLIGYMSENQANDPKAKIRWIRPRSFIYGILLLCVLVTSVVLLYNRIPLYANILPDRIIQPMEIPGEIVRNFYNAQLSNMTFENRLLNVSIEESTLHSPIRILLGGTQTPSVEIQANSAQNFRIILETTLKSSDRSKTSHQITLKITDSKNKNYQLKKTIPFRIPISIQN from the coding sequence GTGGTCATCTCCAGACACATTTCCGGTAAAATTCGTTCCGCAAGATATCTTGTGGAAGCGGTTTTAGTCCCATTTTATCTTTTTCTTCCTTGGTTGCGTTGGGAAGAACATCCTCTGATCCGACTCGACATTCCCGAAAGAAAATTTTATCTACTCGGCAATATCTTCACACCTCAAGAAGGTTTTTATCTTCATCTTTTTCTTATCGGAATGGGTTTATCCCTTTTCTTCTTTACAACATTGATTGGAAGAGTCTGGTGCGGTTGGGCCTGTCCTCAAACCGTGTTTACGGATCTTTTCGATTTCATCGGAAGAACGATCCTCGGTTCCAAGTATGGAAAAAAAGACGCTCCTCTTTTCGGTAAGATCCTTGTTCATAAACTATGGATTTTTTTCAGTTTATTAGGATCCCTTGCTTGGATTTCTTATTTTGCGGATCCATACGAAATGATAAGCGACATTCGCTCCTCCTCCTTTTTGACCAATCCTCCCACTTGGATTTTTTTTACGTTGTTTTTCACAGCGACTTTGTATCTTGATATGGCGTTCGTAAGAGAACAATTCTGCAAGTACGCTTGCCCTTACGCGAGATTTCAAACCGTAATGATGGACTCGGATTCGATCAACGTCACCTACGACTTCAAAAGAGGGGAACCGAGACGAAAGGCAAAAATTCAAATCGGGGATTGTACGGCATGTAATCTTTGTTTGGTGGTCTGTCCCACCGGAATCGATATCCGAGAAGGAGTAAACATAGGTTGCATCTCCTGTGGTAAATGCGTGGACGCATGTACAAAAACCATGGGTAAAGAGGGTAAGAAAACACTGATCGGGTATATGTCCGAAAATCAAGCCAACGATCCGAAGGCCAAAATCCGTTGGATACGACCCAGAAGTTTTATTTACGGAATCTTACTTCTTTGCGTCTTAGTAACTTCCGTCGTTTTGCTCTACAACAGAATTCCATTGTACGCGAATATTCTTCCCGATCGAATCATACAACCGATGGAAATTCCGGGAGAAATCGTAAGAAACTTTTATAATGCTCAACTTTCTAACATGACGTTTGAAAATAGACTCTTAAACGTTTCCATAGAAGAAAGCACTCTCCATTCTCCGATTCGAATTCTTTTGGGAGGAACCCAAACTCCTTCCGTTGAAATTCAAGCCAATAGCGCACAAAACTTCAGAATCATCTTGGAAACGACCTTAAAATCCTCGGACCGTTCCAAAACCTCTCACCAGATTACTTTGAAAATTACCGACTCAAAAAACAAAAACTATCAGCTGAAAAAAACGATTCCGTTTCGAATTCCCATTTCGATTCAAAACTAA
- a CDS encoding cbb3-type cytochrome c oxidase subunit II, whose amino-acid sequence MKLFDILLTWFSGFTEKWEKQGVKFTIYTTIAVLIGGIFELIPPFFISKTAVPIQGIIPFSALELAGRDIYQKEGCNNCHTQMIRPFKWEVDRFDPSRSYGRDGYSKAGEFVYDHPFLWGSKRTGPDLAHESQIQPSYAWHKTHLINPRDTSPGSMMPAYPWLFDTDSTLDAEEIVNRMKGLSKVGVPYTEADYLSAAKELEGKTEGDALIAYLLKLGKDTAILSKSIQ is encoded by the coding sequence ATGAAACTTTTCGATATTCTTTTGACTTGGTTTTCGGGGTTTACAGAAAAATGGGAAAAACAAGGAGTTAAATTCACCATTTATACGACAATCGCCGTTTTGATCGGAGGTATATTCGAACTCATTCCTCCCTTTTTTATCTCAAAAACAGCAGTTCCTATCCAAGGAATAATCCCGTTTTCGGCTTTGGAACTTGCCGGAAGAGACATCTATCAAAAAGAAGGTTGCAATAACTGTCATACTCAGATGATCCGCCCCTTCAAATGGGAAGTGGATCGTTTCGATCCTTCTAGGTCGTACGGAAGAGACGGATATTCCAAAGCGGGAGAATTCGTTTACGATCATCCGTTCCTCTGGGGCTCGAAAAGAACCGGACCGGATCTTGCCCACGAATCCCAAATCCAACCTTCCTACGCTTGGCATAAGACTCATTTGATCAACCCGAGAGACACTTCCCCCGGATCGATGATGCCCGCCTATCCGTGGTTATTCGACACAGACTCTACGCTCGACGCGGAAGAAATCGTCAATCGTATGAAAGGTCTTTCCAAAGTGGGAGTTCCTTATACGGAAGCGGACTATCTTTCCGCCGCGAAAGAATTGGAAGGTAAAACGGAAGGAGATGCTCTGATTGCGTATCTTCTCAAACTCGGAAAAGACACGGCGATCCTTTCCAAATCCATTCAGTGA
- a CDS encoding FixH family protein — protein sequence MALHKSMKLAFIWIWIAFIALISATAVTIRYANENYTGPIEREYYEIGLNYEKSILEQRKMLEEGYHYESVLFSPNPNLKLGKNPILIRFLKSGIPVGGAKIGVQIERSATDLWNRSFLLKEDPKTKGNYLGVLEFSEIGPWVLSVKGEISGRSLKKTEKLNIQ from the coding sequence ATGGCCCTTCATAAAAGTATGAAACTCGCATTTATTTGGATCTGGATCGCGTTCATCGCATTGATCTCCGCGACCGCAGTTACGATTCGATATGCAAACGAGAACTACACAGGGCCGATCGAAAGAGAATATTACGAAATAGGATTGAATTACGAAAAATCCATCTTAGAGCAGAGGAAAATGCTCGAAGAAGGATACCATTACGAAAGTGTTTTATTCTCCCCGAATCCGAATCTAAAACTCGGAAAGAATCCGATCCTAATTCGATTTTTAAAATCCGGAATCCCAGTCGGCGGAGCCAAGATCGGGGTCCAAATCGAAAGATCCGCAACCGATCTGTGGAATCGCTCCTTCCTTCTGAAAGAAGATCCTAAAACCAAAGGGAATTACCTCGGTGTCTTGGAATTTTCGGAAATCGGACCGTGGGTTTTAAGCGTCAAAGGGGAAATATCCGGAAGAAGCCTAAAAAAAACAGAAAAACTGAATATTCAATAA
- a CDS encoding chemotaxis protein CheX yields MQIRAELVNPFLEAATIVFRDVLKTDLIRGKIGIKDNPETNLELSIVIGVIGTFNGEVVYGLNYDAAYKIAGVLMPGMNLQDIKNEYKDILGEIANMTTGNAMNIFASSGQSIEITAPNIVDSKSETLKIPRKPALGISLFSKFGKLDVNVSLT; encoded by the coding sequence TAAATCCCTTTCTCGAAGCCGCTACGATCGTTTTTAGAGACGTATTGAAAACGGATTTGATCCGGGGAAAGATCGGAATCAAAGACAACCCAGAAACCAACCTGGAACTTTCCATTGTGATCGGTGTGATCGGAACGTTTAACGGCGAAGTAGTTTACGGTCTTAATTACGACGCCGCATATAAGATCGCCGGTGTTCTAATGCCGGGAATGAACTTACAAGATATTAAAAACGAATACAAAGATATTCTGGGAGAAATCGCGAACATGACCACAGGAAATGCGATGAATATATTCGCGAGTTCCGGTCAATCGATCGAAATCACCGCGCCGAATATAGTCGATTCTAAAAGCGAAACATTAAAGATTCCCAGAAAACCAGCCTTGGGAATCAGTCTGTTTTCCAAGTTTGGAAAACTGGATGTAAACGTTTCTCTTACTTGA
- a CDS encoding LIC_11485 family protein, translating into MDLNLKDKLQSGFSSIDSLSRNLPPQVQKTFLYTGISLAVLGVSLAVLIGIQRGKEGAAFDEQAKELDRKALFLEDIERNYNRKRKSIRYSDPDLSLTGESSQLEIDRYAREKPKDGLLQESNIPEGKDPLRDGRREGVGTPKLPTESDVLPTEDRIKTPEANRNLDDPGIISSERGNGNSRNQERPNLIKPPKNNSKGTLEPR; encoded by the coding sequence ATGGATCTCAATCTAAAAGACAAACTTCAATCCGGGTTTTCCTCGATCGACAGTTTATCTCGCAATCTACCACCTCAAGTTCAGAAAACTTTTTTATATACCGGAATTTCTTTAGCCGTGTTGGGAGTTTCTTTGGCGGTTCTCATCGGAATTCAAAGGGGTAAAGAAGGGGCGGCTTTCGACGAACAAGCGAAAGAATTGGATCGTAAAGCATTGTTTTTGGAAGATATCGAAAGAAATTACAATCGCAAACGGAAATCGATTCGTTATAGCGATCCGGATCTTTCTTTAACGGGGGAATCTTCCCAACTCGAAATCGATCGATACGCAAGAGAAAAACCCAAGGACGGACTTTTGCAAGAATCGAATATTCCCGAAGGGAAGGATCCCTTGAGGGATGGAAGAAGGGAAGGAGTCGGAACTCCGAAACTACCGACAGAGTCGGACGTACTGCCGACGGAAGATCGAATCAAAACGCCGGAAGCAAATCGTAATCTGGATGATCCGGGGATCATTTCTTCGGAGAGAGGAAACGGAAATTCCCGAAATCAGGAACGTCCGAATTTGATAAAACCGCCTAAAAATAATTCCAAGGGAACTTTGGAGCCTCGATGA